A single region of the Deinococcus carri genome encodes:
- a CDS encoding molybdopterin oxidoreductase family protein — translation MTAPALRRDVLLTCPLDCPDACRLRITLARGEDGAERAVKLTGDANHPYTKGFACAKTVHYPARQNHPGRPLYPLRRVGKKTDPEPRFERVTWDEALDDIAGQLRTLLDTRGPQSILRYNYAGTMGLMEGAHVHALWRALGTPELDETICATAGTAAWSMGYGARYGVDPLDVPHARLIILWGINSLSTNVHLTPQMTAARKAGARVIHIDPYRNRTGQYADTHLKLRPGTDAALALGVMHELFAHGWTDEAYIAEATQGVEELREAAAPWTPERTASVTGLTVEEVRDLAHAIGTTRPTYIRVGYGMTRHENGGTNLRAVTLLPALTGDWRHRGGGVVLSTSGAFQLNRSRLGGAHLIRPGVPHINMNELANALAPEAGLGALVVYNTNPAVVAPDSARVRAGMERDDLMMVVLEQAMTETARLADYVLPATTFMEHPDLYTSYGHHWLGYNPAALEAPGEARPNTWVFQQLARRLGVTEPSVYWSMDDLLAELLNTEHPHLAGITPERLKAEGSVHLNLPEAFLPYAHGADTPSGRVQLSPAPQHREVQAALNADYPLRLLTPPAHHFLNSTYGNLPQLTRAEGSEPHVMIHPADAEAYALADGEYAVIASEVGQATRRVKVTEAVQPGVAVLEGTWWGLSAPDGTSINAVTAQTLTDLGGGSTFHNTRVRVMPQG, via the coding sequence ATGACCGCGCCCGCCCTCCGCCGTGATGTCCTCCTCACTTGCCCGCTCGACTGCCCGGACGCCTGCCGCCTCCGCATCACGCTCGCGCGCGGCGAGGACGGCGCAGAGCGCGCGGTGAAGCTGACGGGAGACGCGAACCACCCCTACACCAAGGGGTTCGCCTGTGCCAAGACGGTGCATTACCCCGCGCGGCAGAACCACCCTGGCCGCCCGCTGTACCCGCTGCGGCGCGTGGGCAAGAAAACGGACCCCGAACCCCGCTTCGAGCGCGTGACCTGGGACGAGGCGCTGGACGACATCGCCGGGCAGCTGCGGACGCTGCTGGACACCCGCGGTCCCCAGAGCATCCTGCGCTACAACTACGCGGGCACGATGGGCCTGATGGAAGGCGCGCACGTCCATGCCCTGTGGCGCGCGCTGGGCACGCCGGAACTCGACGAGACCATCTGCGCCACGGCAGGCACGGCGGCCTGGAGCATGGGCTACGGCGCGCGCTACGGCGTGGACCCGCTCGACGTGCCGCACGCCCGGCTGATCATCCTGTGGGGCATCAACTCCCTCAGCACCAACGTCCACCTCACCCCGCAGATGACGGCGGCGCGCAAGGCCGGCGCGCGCGTTATCCACATCGACCCCTACCGCAACCGCACGGGCCAGTACGCCGACACGCACCTCAAGCTCAGGCCCGGCACCGACGCGGCCCTCGCCCTGGGCGTGATGCACGAACTCTTCGCGCACGGCTGGACCGACGAGGCGTATATCGCGGAGGCGACGCAGGGCGTGGAGGAATTGCGGGAAGCTGCTGCTCCCTGGACCCCCGAACGCACCGCCTCAGTGACCGGCCTGACCGTGGAGGAAGTCCGCGACCTCGCCCACGCCATCGGCACCACGCGGCCTACCTACATCCGTGTCGGGTACGGCATGACCCGGCACGAGAACGGCGGGACGAACCTGCGCGCCGTCACGCTGCTTCCCGCCCTGACCGGCGACTGGCGGCACCGGGGTGGGGGGGTGGTCCTGAGCACCAGCGGGGCCTTCCAGCTCAACCGCTCCCGGCTGGGTGGGGCACACCTGATTCGGCCCGGCGTGCCCCACATCAACATGAACGAACTGGCGAACGCCCTCGCGCCCGAAGCTGGGTTAGGCGCACTCGTCGTCTACAACACCAACCCCGCCGTCGTCGCGCCCGATTCGGCCCGCGTGCGTGCCGGGATGGAGCGGGACGACCTGATGATGGTCGTGCTGGAACAGGCGATGACCGAAACCGCGCGGCTGGCGGACTACGTGCTGCCCGCGACCACCTTCATGGAGCACCCGGACCTCTACACCAGCTACGGTCACCACTGGCTCGGGTACAACCCCGCCGCCCTGGAGGCCCCCGGCGAGGCCCGCCCGAACACCTGGGTCTTCCAGCAGCTCGCCCGCCGCCTGGGCGTGACCGAGCCGTCGGTGTACTGGAGCATGGACGACCTGCTGGCCGAACTGCTGAACACGGAACACCCGCACCTGGCCGGAATCACGCCCGAGCGCCTGAAGGCCGAGGGCAGCGTCCACCTGAACCTTCCCGAGGCCTTTTTGCCCTACGCCCACGGGGCCGACACGCCCAGCGGCCGGGTGCAGCTCTCGCCCGCGCCGCAGCACCGGGAGGTTCAGGCCGCGCTCAACGCCGACTATCCCCTGCGCCTGCTCACGCCGCCCGCCCACCACTTCCTGAACAGCACCTACGGCAACCTGCCCCAGCTCACCCGCGCCGAGGGCAGCGAGCCGCACGTGATGATTCACCCCGCCGATGCGGAAGCCTATGCCCTGGCGGACGGCGAATACGCGGTGATTGCCAGCGAGGTCGGGCAGGCCACCCGCCGCGTGAAGGTGACGGAGGCGGTCCAGCCCGGCGTCGCCGTGTTGGAGGGGACGTGGTGGGGCCTTTCTGCTCCGGACGGCACCAGCATCAACGCCGTCACCGCGCAGACGCTCACCGACCTGGGCGGGGGGAGTACCTTCCACAACACGCGGGTGAGGGTGATGCCCCAGGGCTAG